The following are from one region of the Stanieria sp. NIES-3757 genome:
- a CDS encoding hypothetical protein (conserved hypothetical protein) — MLLKINFNYFYQIKLLAKTHISPHITSIKKFWHSQSGDWHWLQEKPMPIASLNRSLWRISVPSFSFHFMLGLSSVIATLALLADSVAVIIGAMIIAPLMGPILGIAYSATVSNRRLLRRSILTLSTGIILTIVTAWLTTMIVGLRTVSPEILSRTNPTLLDLGIALAAGAAGAFANSRRSIADALPGVAIAVALVPPLSVVGIGLAFAQKTLSLGAFLLFATNLVGIIFSGSLVFLFQSYGNLKRAKKGLFFSIFVLSILGLPLSISLRELLIQENVRSKVSQLVRNQTLTFANSDINSLKIQSFSNRLDITMQIAADEDSITQNQIELVRDFLARELQKPVELEVVIVPVNILKAPVR, encoded by the coding sequence ATGCTATTAAAAATTAATTTTAATTATTTTTATCAAATCAAACTATTAGCTAAAACCCATATTTCGCCTCACATTACAAGTATTAAAAAGTTTTGGCATAGTCAAAGTGGTGATTGGCATTGGCTTCAAGAAAAACCCATGCCTATTGCTAGTTTAAATCGTTCTTTGTGGCGAATTTCTGTCCCTTCTTTTAGTTTTCATTTTATGTTGGGACTCTCTAGCGTAATTGCCACATTAGCTTTATTAGCGGATAGTGTAGCCGTTATTATTGGAGCGATGATTATTGCGCCTTTAATGGGTCCAATTTTGGGGATTGCTTATTCAGCTACAGTTAGTAATCGACGATTATTAAGACGTTCAATTTTAACTTTATCTACAGGAATAATTCTTACCATTGTCACTGCTTGGTTAACTACCATGATTGTCGGGTTGAGAACAGTTAGTCCCGAAATTCTCTCTCGCACAAATCCTACTTTATTAGATTTGGGTATTGCTTTAGCTGCTGGTGCTGCTGGTGCTTTTGCTAACTCTCGACGCAGTATTGCTGATGCTTTACCAGGAGTGGCGATCGCCGTTGCTTTAGTTCCACCTTTAAGTGTAGTGGGAATCGGTTTAGCTTTTGCTCAAAAAACATTGTCATTAGGAGCATTTTTATTGTTTGCTACCAACCTAGTTGGTATTATTTTCAGTGGTAGTTTAGTATTTTTATTTCAATCTTATGGCAATCTTAAGAGAGCTAAAAAAGGATTATTTTTTTCCATCTTTGTATTGAGTATATTAGGTTTACCTCTTAGTATTTCTCTAAGAGAATTACTGATTCAAGAAAACGTTCGTAGTAAGGTTAGTCAATTAGTTAGAAATCAAACTTTAACTTTTGCTAATTCGGATATAAATTCCCTAAAAATCCAATCTTTTTCCAATCGGCTCGATATCACAATGCAAATTGCAGCTGATGAAGATTCAATTACTCAAAATCAAATTGAATTGGTCAGAGATTTTTTAGCTCGAGAACTTCAAAAGCCGGTGGAATTAGAAGTGGTCATAGTTCCAGTCAATATTTTAAAAGCACCAGTCCGATAA
- a CDS encoding Holliday junction resolvase YqgF — translation MKRILALGLDVGQKRLGVAGCDGTGLIATAITTIKRSSFQQDVAKLKAIVLERQVEVLVVGLPYSMDGSIGFQAKQVQKFTQRISQALQLPVEYVDERLTSVEAEAQLKTQKRFSLTQKELIDAQAAAIILQQWLDERRQN, via the coding sequence ATGAAGAGAATTTTAGCTTTAGGTTTGGATGTCGGACAAAAGCGTTTAGGAGTAGCAGGTTGTGATGGTACTGGTTTGATTGCTACCGCTATAACTACAATTAAACGGAGTTCTTTTCAACAAGATGTAGCTAAACTCAAGGCAATTGTTTTAGAAAGACAAGTAGAAGTCTTGGTAGTGGGATTGCCTTATTCGATGGATGGCAGTATTGGTTTTCAAGCTAAACAGGTACAGAAATTCACCCAGAGAATTAGTCAAGCTTTACAATTGCCAGTCGAATATGTAGATGAGCGTCTTACTTCTGTGGAAGCCGAAGCACAACTAAAAACCCAGAAACGTTTTTCTCTGACTCAAAAAGAATTAATCGATGCTCAAGCAGCAGCAATTATTTTGCAACAGTGGTTAGATGAACGTCGTCAGAATTAA
- a CDS encoding ferrochelatase-like protein, with the protein MITTPDQKNHLSVAQHNENHAAGKGDRVAVLLMGYGEVESYEDFANYNEQALNLLTAKFAPVPSWIYPPLAKLLALFDLHEWSHQHNNFISPHNQIFEQQRLGIEEQLQQTWGEKVKVFKAFNFCAPFLPHQVLQQIKEEGFDKLLIYPLLVVDSIFTSGIAVEQVNKAISQLTSGEKHWLKNLRYIPSFYNQPDYIKLLAGMVEEKIQTELIQAHLPSQIGIILMNHGCPHKAKGFTSGIDESQALYESVREELIYKYPLISVGWLNHDTPLIEWTQPNVELAAKNLIELGASAIIMMPIGFATENHETLLDVDHIIHHLQHRKGSQITFVQMPCVNDNQTFLEMAAAWANPQIEALLSEQGVTINPQLAITQAHHHHHHHH; encoded by the coding sequence ATGATAACAACTCCTGACCAAAAAAATCATCTATCTGTAGCACAACATAATGAAAATCATGCTGCTGGTAAAGGCGATCGCGTTGCAGTATTATTGATGGGATATGGTGAAGTAGAAAGTTATGAAGATTTTGCCAACTATAACGAACAGGCTTTAAATTTATTAACAGCAAAATTCGCTCCCGTACCTAGCTGGATTTATCCACCTTTGGCTAAATTATTAGCTTTATTTGATTTACATGAATGGAGTCATCAACACAATAATTTTATTTCTCCCCATAACCAAATTTTTGAACAACAAAGATTAGGCATCGAAGAGCAATTACAGCAAACTTGGGGAGAAAAAGTTAAAGTTTTTAAAGCTTTTAATTTTTGTGCGCCTTTCCTTCCTCACCAAGTTTTACAACAAATAAAAGAAGAAGGATTCGACAAATTATTAATTTATCCTTTGTTAGTAGTTGATTCAATTTTTACGAGTGGAATTGCTGTAGAACAAGTTAATAAAGCCATTTCACAATTAACTTCAGGGGAAAAACATTGGCTCAAAAATCTTCGTTACATACCATCTTTTTATAACCAACCAGACTACATTAAATTGTTAGCAGGAATGGTAGAAGAAAAAATTCAAACCGAATTAATTCAAGCCCATTTACCTTCGCAAATCGGCATTATTTTGATGAATCATGGTTGTCCTCATAAAGCGAAAGGATTCACTTCGGGAATAGATGAAAGTCAGGCTTTATATGAATCAGTTAGAGAAGAATTAATTTATAAATATCCTCTCATTTCAGTTGGTTGGCTTAATCACGACACACCTTTAATTGAGTGGACTCAACCTAATGTCGAATTAGCAGCTAAAAATTTAATTGAATTGGGAGCAAGCGCAATTATCATGATGCCGATTGGGTTTGCTACAGAAAACCATGAAACTCTTTTAGATGTAGATCATATTATTCATCATCTACAACATCGTAAGGGTTCACAAATAACTTTTGTACAAATGCCTTGTGTTAATGACAATCAGACCTTTTTAGAAATGGCAGCAGCTTGGGCAAATCCCCAAATTGAAGCATTATTATCCGAACAGGGAGTAACAATTAATCCTCAATTAGCCATAACTCAAGCACATCATCACCACCATCATCATCATTAA
- a CDS encoding SpoIID/LytB domain protein has translation MSRQNYSTLIKCLFKQLILNQKQHWWLSALIWIGLIAPSQALELRVAIKKNVADLKVGSSTTAIVRDGSGKPIGELNPMAALAAQPQGNGIAIDRLNAGEIIIEPSQKDGLVWIGDRWYRGRTHLVRQGDTLTAINYVDLEQYLYSVVGAEAVATWPLEALKAQAVAARSYALYKSSTERSSLYDLDTTIGTQVYKGLDTEYTTTHQAVNGTAGQVMTYNGKVILAAFHSSSGGHTENVEDIWTSPLPYLRAVVDYDQQSPVFQWNKVISEQEMTSLVGGVGKIKTMVPEETTPYGRVVNMKVIGDRGTTVVSGTELRKVLDLRSTLFRVTGDGSSFRIDGRGFGHGLGLSQWGAYYLAKQGIKYAQILSHYYQQANLSQINR, from the coding sequence ATGAGTCGGCAAAATTACTCAACCCTAATCAAATGCTTGTTCAAGCAATTAATCCTAAATCAAAAACAACATTGGTGGTTATCTGCTTTGATTTGGATTGGTTTGATAGCTCCTAGTCAAGCACTTGAATTGAGAGTCGCAATCAAAAAAAATGTCGCCGATCTTAAAGTAGGTAGTTCTACTACTGCCATCGTCAGAGACGGTTCAGGCAAACCGATTGGTGAGCTAAACCCAATGGCTGCTTTGGCTGCACAACCTCAAGGAAATGGGATTGCGATAGATCGTCTTAATGCAGGGGAAATCATCATTGAACCAAGTCAAAAAGATGGTTTAGTTTGGATTGGCGATCGCTGGTATCGGGGACGGACTCATTTAGTGCGTCAAGGAGATACTCTCACTGCCATTAATTACGTCGATTTAGAACAATATTTATATAGTGTTGTAGGTGCAGAGGCAGTGGCAACTTGGCCGCTAGAAGCTCTTAAAGCTCAAGCTGTAGCTGCTCGTTCCTATGCTCTTTACAAAAGTTCTACGGAAAGAAGTAGTCTTTACGACCTTGATACTACTATAGGCACTCAGGTTTATAAAGGATTAGATACCGAATATACTACTACTCATCAGGCAGTTAACGGTACAGCAGGGCAAGTGATGACCTATAATGGCAAAGTGATTTTAGCAGCTTTCCATTCTTCTTCTGGCGGTCATACCGAAAACGTTGAAGATATCTGGACTTCTCCTCTTCCCTATCTCCGAGCAGTAGTGGACTACGATCAACAATCTCCAGTGTTTCAGTGGAATAAAGTCATCTCAGAGCAAGAAATGACTAGTCTGGTTGGAGGAGTTGGTAAGATTAAAACAATGGTTCCCGAAGAAACGACTCCTTATGGTAGAGTTGTTAACATGAAAGTCATTGGCGATCGCGGAACAACCGTAGTCAGTGGTACCGAATTACGTAAAGTTTTAGATTTACGTAGCACTTTATTCCGTGTTACAGGTGATGGTAGTAGCTTCCGAATTGATGGCAGAGGCTTCGGTCACGGTTTAGGATTGAGTCAATGGGGAGCTTACTATCTTGCCAAACAAGGTATTAAATATGCTCAAATCCTCTCACACTACTATCAACAGGCTAATCTGTCTCAAATCAACCGTTAG
- a CDS encoding Fic family protein — protein sequence MMRSGQLVKQLEGYSAFIPAPLPPNPPIKMDVELTRLLSQADRSLGRLDGATSILPNPDLFVAMYVRQEAVLSSQIEGTQSTLEDVLQYEIDAKGQERPKDVEEVVNYVHALQYGLERLQELPLCLRLIREIHAKLLDGVRGSDRTPGEFRKTQNWIGSPGCTLATATFIPPPVLEMHKALDNLEKFLHDRNSFPALIHCGLAHAQFETIHPFLDGNGRVGRLLITFLLCQREILQKPLLYLSHYLKFHRAEYYDRLMAVRTDGNWEGWLKFFLKGIWEVSESATTTARSILNLREQHRELIGKQINNSGYGLRLLDLLFEKPMINIPLVEEYLQCSYGTANKTVKQLEQLGLLNEITGWQRNRLYRYDLYLTLFTNYHPLN from the coding sequence ATGATGCGATCTGGTCAATTAGTAAAACAGCTTGAAGGCTACAGCGCTTTTATTCCTGCACCATTACCACCAAACCCTCCAATTAAAATGGATGTAGAGCTTACCCGTTTACTTTCTCAAGCAGATCGTTCACTAGGAAGATTAGATGGAGCTACATCTATTTTGCCCAATCCCGATTTGTTTGTTGCTATGTATGTTCGTCAAGAAGCCGTACTTAGTTCTCAAATAGAAGGTACTCAAAGCACACTTGAAGATGTACTACAGTATGAAATCGATGCTAAAGGACAAGAACGCCCTAAAGATGTCGAAGAAGTAGTTAACTATGTTCATGCGTTGCAATATGGCTTAGAACGTCTTCAAGAGTTACCTTTGTGTCTACGCTTGATTAGAGAAATTCATGCTAAATTACTCGATGGGGTTAGAGGAAGCGATCGCACTCCAGGAGAATTTCGTAAAACTCAAAATTGGATAGGTTCTCCAGGTTGCACTTTAGCTACAGCAACGTTTATTCCACCACCTGTTTTGGAAATGCACAAGGCTCTTGATAATCTAGAAAAATTTTTACATGATCGCAATTCTTTTCCTGCTTTAATTCACTGTGGTTTAGCCCATGCCCAATTTGAAACAATTCATCCCTTTTTAGATGGAAATGGGCGTGTTGGAAGGTTACTAATTACCTTTTTACTTTGCCAAAGAGAAATTTTACAAAAACCTTTACTATATCTTAGTCATTATCTTAAGTTTCATCGTGCCGAATACTATGACAGATTAATGGCAGTACGCACTGATGGTAATTGGGAAGGATGGTTAAAGTTTTTTCTCAAAGGAATTTGGGAAGTTAGTGAATCGGCAACTACTACGGCTCGATCTATTCTTAATTTACGGGAACAACATCGAGAATTAATTGGTAAACAAATTAACAATAGTGGCTATGGATTGCGTTTGCTAGACTTATTATTTGAAAAACCAATGATTAATATTCCCTTGGTAGAAGAGTATTTACAATGTTCCTATGGAACTGCTAATAAAACCGTTAAACAATTGGAACAATTAGGTTTACTTAATGAAATTACAGGTTGGCAGCGCAATCGTCTTTATCGATATGATCTTTATTTAACTCTTTTTACCAATTATCATCCATTAAATTAA
- a CDS encoding ATP-binding region ATPase domain protein — translation MAVLEKGNITIHTENIFPIIKKSLYTDHEIFLRELISNSVDAISKLKMASLAGEVKGEIEEPEIIIRLDQGKRTLSVSDNGIGMTADEVKKYINQVAFSSAEDFITKYEKSANDLIGHFGLGFYSSFMVAQKVEIDTLSYKEGAEAVHWSCDGSPEFELSQGERTTVGTTITLTLQEEEKEYVEVARVRQLIKTYCDFIPVKIKLDGEQINKQKALWKESPQNLSDEDYLEFYRYLYPFQEDPLLWIHLNTDYPFLLNGILYFPKLKPDVDFSKGQIKLFCNQVFVSDHCEEIIPEFLMPLRGVIDSPDIPLNVSRSALTNDRTVRRIADFIAKKIGDRLKSLYNENRDEYIRCWEDVGTFVKYGSLKNDKFKQQVEDLIVYRTTYQPTPATTETPQVEVQKESGDAWQEVSTGESKTTSTQPYTTLKEYLDRNQAKQEKRVFYCSDPSTQGTYVELYKKQGLEVLFLDSFIDTNYFIPFLEREYSDVQFSRVDSELDQTLVEDDKAQEIVDPKTNKTRNEVIKEIFEKALNKPRVNIKTQAIKSDDPQGTPPAMVLLPEAMRRLQEMTALMQDRSMGFPEDHVLLINTSHPLIQNILELNQGAIIQGSGESPTAEMVNLMCQHVYDLALMAQKAFDAEGMKAFVERSNQVLTKLTQK, via the coding sequence ATGGCAGTACTTGAAAAAGGCAATATTACGATCCATACCGAGAATATCTTCCCCATTATTAAAAAGTCTCTCTATACCGATCACGAAATCTTTTTAAGGGAACTAATCTCGAACTCTGTCGATGCTATCTCCAAGCTAAAAATGGCATCCTTAGCAGGAGAAGTAAAAGGCGAAATTGAAGAACCAGAAATTATTATTAGATTAGACCAAGGCAAACGAACTCTTTCTGTTTCTGATAATGGCATTGGCATGACTGCCGATGAAGTAAAAAAATATATTAATCAAGTAGCTTTTTCTAGTGCCGAAGATTTTATTACCAAATATGAAAAAAGTGCTAATGATCTAATTGGTCATTTTGGTTTAGGTTTCTACTCTTCCTTTATGGTGGCTCAAAAAGTAGAAATCGATACCCTCTCCTACAAAGAAGGTGCGGAAGCGGTACATTGGAGTTGTGATGGTTCACCAGAATTTGAATTATCCCAAGGCGAACGCACTACCGTTGGAACTACGATTACTCTGACTCTGCAAGAAGAAGAAAAAGAATATGTTGAAGTAGCCAGAGTTAGACAGTTAATCAAAACTTACTGTGATTTCATACCCGTTAAAATTAAACTGGACGGGGAACAAATTAATAAACAAAAAGCACTTTGGAAAGAATCGCCTCAAAATTTAAGTGACGAAGATTATTTAGAATTTTATCGTTACCTTTATCCTTTCCAAGAAGATCCTTTACTCTGGATTCATCTCAATACAGATTATCCTTTTCTTCTCAATGGGATTCTTTATTTCCCTAAACTGAAACCTGATGTAGACTTTTCCAAAGGACAGATCAAACTCTTCTGTAACCAAGTCTTTGTTAGCGATCATTGTGAAGAAATTATTCCAGAATTTTTAATGCCTCTGCGGGGTGTAATTGATAGTCCCGATATTCCTCTCAACGTTTCTCGCAGTGCTTTAACTAATGATCGCACTGTTCGACGTATTGCTGACTTTATTGCTAAAAAGATTGGCGATCGCTTAAAATCTCTTTACAATGAAAACCGTGATGAATATATTCGTTGTTGGGAAGATGTAGGAACTTTTGTTAAATACGGTTCTCTTAAAAATGATAAATTTAAACAGCAAGTTGAAGATTTAATTGTCTACCGTACTACCTATCAACCTACTCCAGCTACCACAGAAACTCCCCAGGTGGAAGTACAAAAAGAATCTGGTGATGCGTGGCAAGAAGTAAGTACAGGAGAAAGCAAAACTACTTCTACTCAACCCTATACCACTCTCAAAGAATATCTCGATCGCAATCAAGCAAAACAAGAAAAGCGCGTCTTCTACTGTAGCGATCCGTCAACTCAAGGAACTTATGTAGAACTTTATAAAAAACAAGGGTTAGAAGTTCTTTTCTTAGATTCCTTCATCGATACTAATTATTTCATTCCTTTCTTAGAAAGAGAATATTCCGACGTTCAATTCTCCCGTGTTGACTCCGAACTAGATCAAACTCTAGTTGAAGATGATAAAGCACAGGAAATTGTTGACCCCAAAACCAACAAAACTCGGAACGAAGTAATCAAAGAAATCTTTGAGAAGGCACTCAATAAACCTAGAGTCAATATCAAAACTCAAGCAATTAAATCCGACGATCCTCAAGGTACACCACCAGCAATGGTATTGTTACCCGAAGCGATGCGGAGACTCCAAGAAATGACTGCCTTAATGCAAGATCGCAGTATGGGTTTTCCTGAAGATCATGTTTTGCTAATCAATACTAGCCATCCTTTGATCCAAAATATCCTTGAACTCAACCAAGGTGCAATTATTCAAGGTAGTGGAGAATCTCCCACCGCAGAAATGGTTAATCTGATGTGTCAACACGTTTATGACTTGGCATTAATGGCACAAAAAGCTTTTGATGCAGAAGGAATGAAAGCTTTTGTGGAACGTTCCAATCAAGTTTTAACCAAATTAACCCAAAAATAA
- a CDS encoding ribonuclease Z: MEITFLGTSSGVPTRARNVSSVALRLPQRAEVWLFDCGEGTQHQLLRSEIKTSQIRRIFITHMHGDHIFGLMGLIASCGLAGNAQNIEIFGPAGLEDYLKACSKYSYINFGSRLQIYTVQPGLVYEDEEFNVSCTLLKHRVPAYGYRITEKDRPGRFDVEKAKALEIPPGPIYGKLKQGETVTLADGRKINGKELCGEPEIGRKVVYCTDTVFCDAAVELATDADVLIHEATFAHQDAEMAFERLHSTSTMAAQVALLAGVKQLIMTHFSPRYAPGNNLQLDDLKQEARAIFPNTKLAYDFFTYEVPRRRFASQSLKLAS; encoded by the coding sequence GTGGAAATTACTTTTTTGGGAACAAGTTCTGGAGTACCCACCAGAGCGCGCAATGTATCTAGTGTGGCTTTACGCTTACCCCAAAGAGCGGAAGTTTGGTTATTTGACTGTGGTGAAGGAACACAACATCAACTTTTACGCAGCGAGATCAAAACTTCTCAGATTCGACGCATTTTTATTACCCATATGCACGGCGATCATATTTTTGGTTTAATGGGCTTAATTGCTAGTTGTGGATTAGCAGGAAATGCTCAAAATATCGAAATTTTTGGACCGGCTGGTTTGGAAGATTATTTAAAAGCTTGCAGTAAATATTCTTATATAAATTTTGGCTCGCGTTTACAGATATATACTGTTCAACCTGGTTTGGTTTATGAAGATGAAGAATTTAACGTTAGTTGTACTTTATTAAAACATCGCGTTCCAGCTTATGGTTATCGTATTACGGAAAAAGATCGTCCTGGTAGATTTGATGTAGAAAAAGCCAAAGCACTTGAGATTCCTCCTGGTCCTATTTATGGGAAACTTAAGCAAGGAGAAACAGTTACTCTTGCTGATGGTCGTAAGATTAATGGCAAAGAACTTTGTGGAGAACCTGAAATCGGGCGCAAAGTAGTTTATTGTACTGATACGGTATTTTGTGACGCAGCAGTAGAGTTGGCAACCGACGCAGATGTTTTAATTCACGAAGCTACTTTTGCTCATCAAGATGCAGAAATGGCTTTTGAAAGATTACATTCTACTTCTACTATGGCTGCTCAAGTTGCTCTTTTGGCAGGAGTTAAGCAGTTAATTATGACTCATTTTAGTCCTCGTTATGCTCCTGGTAATAATTTACAGTTGGATGATTTGAAGCAAGAAGCTAGAGCAATTTTTCCCAATACTAAATTGGCGTATGATTTTTTTACTTACGAAGTCCCGAGAAGAAGATTTGCATCGCAAAGTTTGAAGTTAGCGAGTTAA
- a CDS encoding peptidase U62 modulator of DNA gyrase, giving the protein MIQTPQKKTTKELATLAIDLIHQHGCEYGEIRIGSYRHQSLTARDRSLRNLADDVSSGFGVRVLLNGSWGFAASPRQSPEEIRRIVDLAVEIARGSHLTQQEPVRLVPVAAYQDQYTTPIALDPFEISIAEKAELLLTINDRLLKYSDQGIKKAYSFLRFTKEDKIFASTEGSLIEQTIYRSYPGFCCTAIAAGDAQGRNYERPPLNIGYEHIDKEDLLGNVDRVAQEAIAKVHAPELTADTRTTLILKPTNLFLTIHESVGHPTELDRVYGYEANFAGTSFATTDQLGKLQYAAPWVNFVADRTQANGRATMAYDDEGVPAQQWYVVKDGILNDYLTDRETAYRLGRGSSNGSAYADSWSSVPMVRIPNLGLEPGKPRDSHTATLAEMIADTESGILIDGIGSYSIDQQRRNFQFGGDAFWKIEKGKIVGMLKNVTYHSMTTDFWNSIDAIAPASEWEQCGTNMCGKGEPMQIAQMTHGCVPVRVRDIHVGRSS; this is encoded by the coding sequence ATGATACAAACTCCTCAAAAAAAAACAACCAAAGAATTAGCAACATTAGCAATAGATTTAATTCATCAACATGGTTGCGAATATGGCGAGATTAGAATTGGTAGTTATCGTCATCAAAGCTTGACAGCTAGAGATCGTTCACTTCGTAATCTAGCTGACGATGTTAGTTCGGGGTTTGGGGTGCGAGTTTTATTAAATGGTTCTTGGGGGTTTGCTGCCTCTCCTCGTCAAAGTCCTGAAGAAATTAGGAGAATTGTTGATTTGGCTGTAGAAATCGCCCGTGGAAGTCATTTAACTCAACAAGAACCAGTTAGATTAGTTCCAGTGGCAGCTTATCAAGACCAATATACCACCCCGATCGCTCTCGATCCTTTTGAGATTTCCATTGCAGAAAAAGCAGAGTTATTATTAACTATTAACGATCGCTTGTTAAAGTATAGCGACCAAGGAATCAAAAAAGCCTACTCTTTTCTGCGTTTTACCAAAGAAGATAAAATTTTCGCCTCCACAGAGGGTTCTTTAATCGAACAAACTATCTATCGTAGTTATCCTGGTTTTTGTTGTACTGCGATTGCTGCTGGTGATGCCCAAGGACGTAATTATGAACGCCCTCCCCTCAATATAGGTTACGAACATATAGATAAGGAAGATTTATTAGGTAATGTGGATCGAGTTGCCCAAGAAGCGATCGCAAAAGTTCATGCCCCAGAATTGACGGCGGACACCCGTACCACTCTAATTTTAAAACCAACTAATCTCTTTTTAACTATTCATGAATCAGTAGGACATCCGACCGAATTAGACCGTGTTTACGGTTATGAAGCTAATTTTGCAGGGACTAGCTTTGCTACTACCGATCAATTAGGCAAGCTACAATATGCTGCGCCTTGGGTCAATTTTGTTGCCGACCGCACCCAAGCAAACGGACGCGCTACGATGGCTTATGATGATGAAGGTGTACCAGCACAACAATGGTATGTAGTCAAAGATGGCATTCTCAATGATTACCTAACTGACAGAGAAACGGCTTATCGCTTGGGACGTGGTAGTAGTAATGGTAGTGCTTATGCAGATAGTTGGTCTAGTGTGCCGATGGTCAGAATTCCCAATTTAGGTTTAGAACCAGGAAAACCTCGCGATAGTCACACTGCTACTTTAGCAGAAATGATCGCCGATACCGAATCAGGAATTTTAATTGATGGCATTGGTAGTTATTCCATCGATCAACAACGACGTAACTTTCAATTCGGTGGTGATGCTTTCTGGAAAATAGAGAAAGGCAAAATCGTCGGGATGTTAAAAAATGTCACCTACCACAGCATGACTACCGACTTTTGGAATAGTATTGACGCGATCGCGCCAGCTTCGGAATGGGAACAATGTGGCACTAATATGTGTGGCAAAGGCGAACCGATGCAAATTGCCCAAATGACTCATGGCTGCGTTCCTGTCAGGGTTAGAGATATTCACGTCGGCAGAAGTTCTTAG
- a CDS encoding TPR repeat-containing protein encodes MLRRIKQQSNQQPNSDSAQASPDSNINETVTLSDADYEFLFEQLLEGVAHGWHQGRIAKFFQQLEERGKPEGWIAWLERFGQKTSLVATPSMQQLGARMIRLGELTQSTPSVRQIGAVANRIGRQLFYGTNGDLIWEYDGPDLQLVQITPIEDQEAFSASNQVLMKENYLDGEISSFSKESVVETETKNPQYLENFSDSSTIDQTVTIFTEENFELAAKLDEDVQEFSSSGNISASTPTHSEDEVTNLTWETNTSFLAEDNQLSQRISQQPELIDSDPQTITNSVIDEINLSDPQLDTQSTLELVEGWFNLGLKQATAGDFDGAVISWEKALEINPNLSAAWHNRGSALGRLGKYSEAIESFDQALVIDPNNYQAWNDRGHALYQLQKWEEAVASWDKAIEILPGDYQFWYNRGCALEKLQRSEESIASYEKALEIKPDFQEAHSRYINLLTDNPNIN; translated from the coding sequence ATGCTTAGGCGGATTAAGCAACAATCAAATCAACAGCCAAATTCTGATTCTGCTCAAGCTAGTCCAGACTCTAATATTAACGAGACCGTTACTTTATCTGATGCAGATTATGAATTTTTATTTGAACAACTTTTAGAAGGAGTTGCTCATGGTTGGCATCAAGGCAGAATTGCTAAATTTTTTCAACAATTAGAGGAACGAGGTAAGCCGGAAGGTTGGATTGCTTGGTTAGAAAGATTTGGTCAAAAAACCTCTCTGGTAGCCACACCTTCAATGCAGCAGTTAGGTGCGAGAATGATTCGTTTAGGCGAATTAACTCAATCTACACCTAGTGTCCGACAAATTGGTGCTGTTGCCAATCGAATTGGTCGACAACTATTTTATGGGACTAATGGCGATCTGATTTGGGAATATGATGGCCCAGACTTACAATTAGTTCAGATTACACCGATTGAAGATCAAGAAGCTTTCTCCGCATCAAATCAGGTTCTCATGAAAGAGAATTATCTTGATGGAGAAATCTCTAGCTTTTCTAAAGAAAGTGTTGTAGAAACAGAAACTAAAAATCCTCAATATTTAGAAAATTTTTCTGATTCATCAACAATCGACCAAACTGTCACAATTTTTACAGAAGAAAATTTTGAGCTTGCTGCTAAATTAGATGAGGATGTTCAAGAATTCTCTTCTTCTGGGAATATTTCTGCTTCAACCCCAACCCATTCAGAAGATGAGGTCACTAATCTAACTTGGGAAACAAATACTAGCTTTTTAGCAGAAGACAACCAACTATCTCAAAGAATTTCTCAACAACCTGAGCTTATTGATAGCGATCCCCAGACTATAACTAACTCGGTGATTGATGAAATTAATTTGAGCGATCCTCAATTAGACACTCAATCTACCCTAGAGTTGGTAGAAGGTTGGTTCAATTTGGGTCTAAAACAAGCTACTGCGGGAGATTTTGATGGAGCAGTAATTAGTTGGGAAAAAGCCTTAGAAATCAATCCTAATTTATCAGCAGCTTGGCATAATCGAGGAAGTGCATTAGGACGTTTAGGAAAATATTCGGAAGCTATAGAATCTTTCGATCAAGCATTAGTTATTGACCCCAATAATTATCAAGCTTGGAATGATCGCGGTCATGCTCTTTATCAATTACAAAAATGGGAAGAAGCTGTGGCAAGTTGGGATAAAGCAATTGAAATCCTACCTGGAGATTACCAATTTTGGTACAATCGCGGTTGTGCTTTAGAAAAATTACAACGTTCTGAGGAGTCTATTGCTAGTTATGAAAAAGCTTTAGAAATTAAGCCCGATTTTCAAGAAGCTCATTCAAGGTATATTAACTTATTGACGGATAACCCTAATATAAATTAG